Proteins from a genomic interval of Qipengyuania sp. JC766:
- a CDS encoding FKBP-type peptidyl-prolyl cis-trans isomerase yields MTVPLGLAMGLAALAMPAAAQDVAAPPPAEPVVPTIGWQAAQWAALEDRARSGDWQFLSGGLLWRRIAGDGTGPKPAVTDRVTVHYAGTFVDGTGFDSSYERSEPATFPLRSLIPAWQLAIPQAGVGDTIEIAAPASMAYGWQGRGPIPGGATLLFKVELLAIVDPQAAAPSGN; encoded by the coding sequence GTGACAGTACCATTGGGTCTCGCCATGGGCCTCGCCGCGCTGGCGATGCCCGCTGCCGCACAGGATGTCGCCGCGCCGCCGCCGGCCGAACCGGTCGTACCGACGATCGGTTGGCAGGCGGCGCAGTGGGCGGCGCTGGAGGACCGGGCGCGGTCGGGCGACTGGCAGTTCCTGTCCGGCGGCCTCCTGTGGCGGCGCATCGCGGGCGACGGCACCGGGCCGAAGCCAGCCGTGACCGACCGGGTGACCGTGCACTACGCCGGGACCTTCGTGGACGGCACCGGTTTCGACAGCTCCTACGAACGCAGCGAGCCTGCGACCTTCCCTCTGCGCAGCCTCATTCCGGCCTGGCAACTTGCGATCCCGCAGGCCGGCGTGGGTGACACGATCGAGATCGCCGCGCCCGCCAGCATGGCCTATGGCTGGCAGGGCCGAGGTCCCATTCCGGGCGGTGCGACGCTGCTGTTCAAGGTGGAACTGCTCGCGATCGTCGATCCGCAGGCGGCGGCGCCGAGCGGAAATTGA
- a CDS encoding crotonase/enoyl-CoA hydratase family protein, giving the protein MALLRTERDGPVTTLTIDRAETMNPLGIPGDGEEFAAACDTINRDLETRCVILTGAGKAFSAGGDVKAMRDRTGTFGGTPPAISDGYRDNIHRILRALYGLRVPVIAAVNGPAIGLGCDVACLADIRIAGEKAKFGVTFLKLGIIPGDGGAWILPRAIGMSRAAEMFFTGDVIDAATARDWGLVSRVVPQDDLLAQANVLACRIAALPPHALRQTKMLLRQGHDMSYDGALELAANTQAMMHHTADHAEGVAALIEKREPRFTGD; this is encoded by the coding sequence ATGGCTCTTCTACGCACTGAACGTGACGGTCCGGTCACCACGCTGACCATCGACCGGGCGGAGACCATGAACCCCCTCGGCATACCGGGGGACGGGGAAGAGTTCGCCGCGGCCTGCGATACCATCAATCGCGATCTCGAGACACGCTGCGTCATACTGACCGGAGCGGGCAAGGCCTTCAGCGCGGGCGGCGACGTCAAGGCGATGCGGGACAGGACCGGGACGTTCGGCGGCACGCCGCCTGCCATTTCGGACGGCTATCGCGACAACATCCACCGCATATTGCGAGCGCTCTACGGCTTGCGCGTGCCCGTGATCGCGGCGGTCAACGGTCCGGCGATCGGGCTAGGCTGCGATGTCGCCTGCCTCGCCGACATCCGGATCGCGGGCGAGAAGGCGAAGTTCGGCGTTACCTTCCTCAAGCTTGGCATCATACCCGGCGACGGCGGGGCCTGGATCCTGCCGCGCGCGATCGGGATGAGCCGTGCGGCGGAGATGTTCTTCACCGGTGACGTGATCGATGCGGCGACCGCCCGTGACTGGGGACTCGTCAGCCGCGTCGTGCCGCAGGACGATCTGCTGGCCCAGGCGAACGTACTCGCTTGCAGGATCGCGGCGCTTCCGCCGCACGCGCTGCGGCAGACGAAGATGCTGCTGCGGCAAGGGCACGACATGAGCTATGACGGCGCGCTCGAGCTGGCGGCGAACACGCAGGCGATGATGCACCACACCGCCGATCACGCGGAAGGCGTCGCGGCATTGATCGAAAAGCGGGAGCCGCGCTTTACCGGCGACTAG
- a CDS encoding amidohydrolase — MTGRVFMGAAVIALSACSTTGGNESAASTGSAADTGDVPYASTYEPYPGVPTALVGATVYDGAGGRIDNGTVLFRDGEIVAVGGADLSTDGYQRIDGAGKFVTPGVIDIHSHLGDYPSPSVDAHSDGNEATSPMTPEVWAEHSVWPQDPGFSRALANGGVTSLQILPGSANLTGGRSVTLKNVASRTVQGMKFPGAPYGMKMACGENPKRVYGGRGRAPSTRMGNFAVNRQMWLDAKAYADGDRSKRNLANETLAGVLDGEILIHNHCYRADEMALVMDMAKEMGYKVTAFHHAVESYKIGDLLRENDVCSAVWADWYGFKMESYDGIPENGALLQQAGACVIIHSDDQDGIQRLNQEAAKAQAAGARIGIAIPDEVVIGWITLNAAKAMGIDEMTGSLQSGKMADVVLWNGDPLSVYSRPEKVWIDGALMYDAMDAKRRPVSDFELGQPGEGDVK; from the coding sequence ATGACGGGCCGCGTGTTCATGGGGGCGGCGGTCATCGCCCTCTCCGCGTGCAGCACGACCGGGGGCAATGAAAGCGCCGCGTCGACCGGTTCGGCCGCCGACACGGGCGACGTGCCCTATGCCTCCACCTACGAGCCGTATCCGGGCGTGCCGACCGCGCTGGTCGGCGCGACCGTCTATGACGGCGCGGGCGGGCGGATCGACAACGGCACGGTCCTGTTCCGCGACGGCGAGATCGTGGCGGTCGGCGGGGCGGACCTTTCGACCGACGGCTATCAGCGGATCGACGGGGCCGGCAAGTTCGTGACGCCGGGCGTCATCGATATCCACTCGCACCTGGGCGATTATCCCAGCCCCAGCGTGGACGCGCATTCCGACGGCAACGAGGCGACCAGCCCGATGACGCCCGAAGTGTGGGCCGAACATTCGGTCTGGCCGCAGGACCCCGGCTTCAGCCGCGCGCTCGCCAATGGCGGCGTGACCAGCCTGCAGATCCTGCCCGGCTCCGCCAACCTGACCGGCGGCCGCTCCGTCACGCTCAAGAACGTCGCATCGCGCACCGTGCAGGGCATGAAGTTCCCCGGCGCGCCCTACGGCATGAAAATGGCCTGCGGCGAGAATCCCAAGCGCGTCTATGGCGGGCGCGGGCGCGCGCCTTCCACCCGGATGGGCAATTTCGCGGTCAACCGGCAGATGTGGCTGGATGCCAAGGCCTATGCCGATGGCGACCGGTCCAAGCGCAATCTCGCCAACGAAACGCTGGCCGGCGTTCTCGACGGAGAAATCCTGATCCACAACCACTGCTACCGCGCCGACGAAATGGCGCTCGTCATGGATATGGCGAAGGAGATGGGCTACAAGGTCACTGCCTTCCACCACGCGGTCGAAAGCTACAAGATCGGCGATCTGTTGCGCGAAAACGACGTGTGCAGCGCCGTCTGGGCCGACTGGTACGGCTTCAAGATGGAAAGCTATGACGGCATTCCCGAAAACGGCGCGCTGCTCCAACAGGCGGGCGCCTGCGTCATCATCCACTCGGACGACCAGGACGGCATCCAGCGCCTGAACCAGGAAGCCGCCAAGGCGCAGGCCGCCGGCGCGCGCATCGGCATCGCCATCCCGGACGAGGTCGTGATCGGCTGGATCACGCTGAACGCGGCCAAGGCCATGGGCATCGACGAAATGACCGGCAGCCTGCAATCGGGCAAGATGGCCGACGTGGTGCTGTGGAACGGCGACCCGCTCAGCGTCTATTCGCGGCCCGAAAAGGTCTGGATCGACGGTGCCCTGATGTACGACGCGATGGACGCGAAGCGCCGCCCGGTAAGCGATTTCGAGCTCGGCCAGCCCGGTGAAGGAGACGTCAAATGA
- a CDS encoding NnrU family protein encodes MDQTLVSLIAASTAFVGSHFAMSHPFRAGMVRALGEAGFMAVYSLVSAAAMVWMYLAFVALSPGIPLWGGYSDGVWILASAITLVAMVLFAGSLVGNPALPAPRAEKAATKAPSGVFRVTRHPMMWGFALWALAHLAAAPTPRTIVVALAIGILALVGAKLQDRKKEALMGEAWVQWEANTSYWPKMQRIFAVGPLSWMAGAAIWLLATWLHSMDAGPWRWIG; translated from the coding sequence ATGGACCAGACTCTCGTCTCGTTGATCGCGGCCAGCACGGCCTTTGTCGGCAGCCATTTCGCCATGTCGCATCCCTTCCGGGCCGGCATGGTCCGGGCGCTCGGAGAGGCAGGCTTCATGGCCGTCTACTCGCTCGTGAGCGCCGCCGCGATGGTCTGGATGTACCTCGCTTTCGTGGCCTTAAGCCCCGGAATTCCGCTATGGGGCGGCTATTCCGATGGCGTTTGGATCCTCGCAAGCGCGATCACGCTCGTCGCCATGGTCCTCTTCGCAGGCTCGCTCGTCGGCAACCCCGCGCTACCCGCTCCCCGGGCAGAGAAAGCGGCCACGAAAGCGCCTTCCGGCGTCTTCCGCGTCACCCGCCACCCGATGATGTGGGGCTTCGCGCTCTGGGCCCTCGCCCACCTTGCCGCCGCGCCGACCCCCCGCACCATCGTCGTCGCACTGGCGATAGGCATCCTCGCGCTCGTCGGCGCGAAGCTCCAGGACCGCAAGAAGGAAGCTCTGATGGGCGAAGCCTGGGTGCAGTGGGAAGCGAACACGAGCTACTGGCCGAAAATGCAGCGGATTTTCGCGGTGGGACCGCTCTCGTGGATGGCAGGGGCGGCTATCTGGCTGCTGGCCACCTGGCTGCACAGCATGGATGCCGGCCCCTGGCGCTGGATCGGCTGA
- the dxs gene encoding 1-deoxy-D-xylulose-5-phosphate synthase → MTSNPETPLLDTVKFPADLRKLRKDQLRQLSDELREEMISAVSTSGGHLGSGLGVVELTTAIHYVFNTPDDKLIWDVGHQCYPHKIITGRRDRIRTLRQGGGLSGFTKRSESEYDPFGAAHSSTSISAGIGFAMANKLQGKPGRAIAVIGDGAMSAGMAYEAMNNAEAAGNRLIVILNDNDMSIAPPVGGLSAYLARTVSSSEYLGLRSLASRMTAKLSRRVHKALDKAEEYTRGMVTGGTLFEELGFYYVGPIDGHNLEHLIPVLENVRDSEQGPVLIHVVTTKGKGYEPAEKSADKYHGVPKFDVVTGEKAKSAAGPPNYQDVFGDTLTKLAETDDRICAITAAMPGGTGVDRFAKAHPERAFDVGIAEQHGVTFAAGLAAQGMRPFAAIYSTFLQRAYDQVVHDVAIQNLPVRFAIDRAGLVGADGATHAGSFDVTYLATLPNFVVMAPADEAELVHMTYTAAEHDEGPIAFRYPRGAGTGVAIPETPEKLEIGRGRIVREGSKVAILSLGARLEEAKKAADQLDAKGLSTTVADMRFAKPLDTDLIETLMRSHEVVVTVEEGAVGGLGAHVLTFASDSGLTDNGLKIRTLRLPDIFQDQDKPEKQYDEAGLNAPHIVDAVLTALRHNSAGVEEARA, encoded by the coding sequence ATGACATCAAATCCCGAAACGCCGTTGCTCGATACGGTGAAATTCCCCGCCGACCTGCGCAAGCTGCGCAAGGACCAACTCCGCCAGCTTTCCGACGAATTGCGCGAGGAGATGATCTCCGCCGTCAGTACGTCGGGAGGGCACTTGGGCTCCGGTCTCGGCGTGGTCGAGCTGACCACCGCGATCCATTACGTCTTCAACACTCCGGACGACAAGCTGATCTGGGACGTGGGTCATCAGTGCTATCCGCACAAGATCATCACCGGCCGGCGCGACCGGATTCGCACCCTGCGCCAGGGCGGCGGACTGTCCGGCTTCACCAAGCGCAGCGAGAGCGAATACGATCCGTTCGGTGCGGCGCATTCCTCCACGTCGATTTCCGCCGGGATCGGCTTCGCCATGGCCAACAAGCTGCAGGGCAAGCCCGGCCGTGCGATCGCCGTCATCGGCGACGGCGCGATGAGTGCGGGAATGGCCTACGAGGCGATGAACAATGCCGAAGCGGCGGGCAATCGCCTGATCGTGATCCTGAATGACAACGACATGTCGATCGCGCCGCCGGTGGGCGGCCTGTCGGCCTATCTGGCCCGGACCGTCTCCAGCAGCGAATATCTCGGCCTTCGCAGCCTAGCTTCGCGCATGACCGCCAAGCTTTCGCGCAGGGTGCACAAGGCGCTCGACAAGGCCGAGGAATACACGCGCGGCATGGTGACGGGCGGGACGTTGTTCGAGGAGCTCGGCTTCTATTACGTGGGCCCGATCGACGGGCACAATCTGGAACACCTCATCCCGGTGCTGGAAAACGTGCGGGACAGCGAGCAGGGACCGGTGCTGATCCATGTGGTGACCACCAAGGGCAAGGGGTACGAGCCGGCGGAAAAGAGCGCCGACAAGTATCACGGGGTGCCCAAGTTCGACGTGGTGACCGGGGAAAAGGCCAAGTCGGCGGCCGGCCCGCCCAACTATCAGGACGTGTTCGGCGACACGCTGACCAAACTGGCGGAAACCGACGACCGGATCTGTGCGATCACGGCCGCCATGCCGGGCGGCACGGGCGTGGACCGCTTTGCCAAGGCGCACCCGGAGCGTGCGTTCGATGTCGGGATCGCGGAACAGCACGGGGTGACCTTCGCTGCCGGCCTTGCCGCGCAGGGCATGCGTCCGTTCGCCGCGATCTATTCGACCTTCCTGCAGCGCGCCTATGACCAGGTGGTGCACGACGTTGCGATCCAGAACCTGCCGGTCCGCTTCGCGATCGACCGCGCAGGGCTGGTCGGCGCCGACGGCGCGACCCATGCGGGCAGCTTCGACGTGACCTATCTCGCCACGCTGCCCAATTTCGTGGTGATGGCACCGGCGGACGAAGCGGAACTGGTCCACATGACCTACACCGCTGCCGAGCATGACGAGGGTCCCATCGCTTTCCGTTACCCGCGCGGCGCCGGCACCGGCGTTGCCATACCGGAAACGCCGGAGAAGCTGGAGATCGGCCGCGGTCGAATCGTGCGCGAAGGCAGCAAGGTGGCCATCTTGTCGCTCGGCGCGCGGCTCGAGGAAGCGAAGAAGGCTGCCGACCAGCTCGACGCGAAGGGCCTGTCCACCACGGTGGCCGACATGCGCTTCGCCAAGCCTCTCGACACCGACCTGATCGAGACCCTGATGCGCAGCCACGAAGTGGTCGTCACGGTCGAGGAAGGCGCCGTCGGCGGGCTGGGCGCGCATGTCCTGACCTTTGCCAGCGACAGCGGCCTGACCGATAACGGGCTGAAGATTCGTACGCTTCGCCTACCCGACATTTTCCAGGACCAGGACAAGCCCGAAAAGCAGTATGACGAGGCCGGTCTCAACGCGCCGCATATTGTCGATGCGGTCCTGACCGCACTTCGCCACAACAGCGCCGGTGTGGAGGAAGCGCGGGCCTGA
- a CDS encoding amidohydrolase family protein: protein MIRSALLAATALLALGTPAAAQDFDITGATVATGDGSDPIEGGTVSVRGGRVVYAGPASGAPAASGTAVDGTGKWVTPGLFAAVTSLGLADVDAVDESNDTAARGSPFSAALDVAPALNPSSQHVLVSRAGGVTRASVTGYPSSSIFAGQGAIVDLGDDPMMVVRPRAFQMVALGEAGARLGGGSRTGAHTLLRNALREAGQYGDDSQLVGRAVQPERDRSGDDLPIDTRLLDNETERASDTLLTRFDAAALVPVVRGQQPLYVLVERAADIRQVLSLPREFPNLRLVLVGASEGWMVADRIAQAGIPVIARALNDLPVSFEQLAATQSNVGRMARAGVQVAIGGLDGGTDGQPRTATQYAGNLVALSRVPGADGLSWGQAFAAISSVPAAIAGFEGRLGVLANGAAGDVVMWDGDPLELDSAPERVFIDGVEQPLQNHQTRLRDRYRDLDESDLPKAYDW from the coding sequence ATGATCCGCTCCGCCCTTCTCGCCGCAACTGCCCTGCTCGCGCTCGGCACGCCTGCCGCGGCGCAGGATTTCGACATCACCGGCGCGACGGTCGCCACCGGCGACGGCAGCGACCCCATCGAAGGCGGCACGGTGTCCGTCCGCGGTGGCCGCGTCGTCTATGCCGGGCCTGCTTCGGGCGCGCCCGCGGCCAGCGGCACCGCCGTGGACGGCACCGGCAAGTGGGTCACGCCCGGCCTGTTCGCCGCCGTCACCTCGCTCGGCCTCGCCGATGTGGATGCGGTCGACGAATCGAACGACACCGCCGCGCGCGGATCGCCCTTCAGCGCCGCGCTGGACGTGGCGCCCGCGCTCAACCCTTCCTCGCAGCACGTGCTGGTCAGCCGCGCGGGCGGCGTGACGCGCGCGTCTGTCACCGGCTATCCGTCCAGCTCGATCTTTGCGGGGCAGGGCGCGATCGTGGACCTGGGCGACGATCCGATGATGGTCGTGCGGCCGCGCGCGTTCCAGATGGTGGCGCTCGGCGAAGCGGGCGCGCGGCTTGGCGGGGGCAGCCGCACCGGCGCGCACACGCTGCTGCGCAACGCCTTGCGCGAAGCGGGCCAGTATGGCGACGATTCGCAGCTGGTCGGCCGCGCGGTGCAGCCCGAACGCGACCGCAGCGGTGACGACCTGCCGATCGACACGCGCCTGCTCGACAACGAGACGGAGCGCGCCAGCGACACGCTGCTGACCCGCTTCGATGCCGCCGCGCTGGTCCCCGTGGTCCGCGGGCAGCAGCCGCTCTACGTGCTGGTGGAACGCGCCGCGGACATCCGTCAGGTGCTTTCCCTCCCGCGCGAATTTCCCAACCTGCGGCTCGTGCTGGTCGGCGCGAGCGAAGGCTGGATGGTCGCGGACCGGATCGCGCAGGCGGGCATACCCGTGATCGCGCGGGCCCTGAACGACCTGCCCGTCAGCTTCGAACAACTGGCCGCCACGCAGTCGAACGTGGGGCGCATGGCCCGCGCGGGCGTACAGGTGGCGATCGGCGGGCTCGACGGCGGAACAGACGGGCAGCCGCGCACGGCTACGCAATATGCCGGCAACCTCGTCGCGCTGAGCCGGGTGCCCGGGGCGGACGGGCTGAGCTGGGGCCAGGCCTTTGCCGCGATCAGCTCGGTCCCGGCGGCCATTGCCGGGTTCGAAGGACGCCTGGGCGTGCTGGCCAATGGCGCGGCGGGCGACGTGGTGATGTGGGACGGCGATCCGCTGGAACTCGACAGCGCACCGGAACGCGTCTTCATCGACGGCGTCGAACAGCCACTGCAGAACCACCAGACCCGGCTGCGCGACCGCTATCGCGACCTGGACGAAAGCGATCTGCCCAAGGCCTATGACTGGTAG
- a CDS encoding transcriptional repressor — protein sequence MTDHAHDHSEHSGEELVAEARRTLTEAGEQWTAMRQALFEELARFEKPASAYDIADNLSKTRGRRVAPNSIYRILDVFVANNLALRVESANAYLANTHPGCEHDCIFLVCDECGEATHADNDAVAQSVRSVANDRNFRTRRPIIEVRGLCSDCA from the coding sequence ATGACCGACCACGCGCACGATCACAGCGAACATAGCGGCGAGGAACTCGTCGCCGAAGCCCGCCGCACGTTGACAGAGGCTGGCGAGCAGTGGACCGCCATGCGGCAGGCGCTGTTCGAGGAGCTGGCCCGGTTCGAGAAGCCGGCTTCCGCCTACGATATTGCGGACAATCTCTCGAAAACGCGCGGGCGCCGGGTCGCGCCCAACAGCATCTACCGCATCCTGGACGTCTTCGTGGCGAACAACCTCGCCTTGCGGGTGGAAAGCGCCAACGCGTATCTCGCCAACACGCATCCCGGCTGCGAGCACGACTGCATCTTCCTCGTCTGCGACGAATGCGGCGAGGCAACCCATGCGGACAACGATGCCGTGGCGCAAAGCGTGCGATCGGTGGCGAACGACCGGAACTTCCGCACCCGTCGCCCGATCATCGAGGTGCGCGGATTGTGCAGCGACTGCGCCTGA